ttagaaaattaactttcttaaatttgtatttattaatagtacttgatagtaaaatttactatacaaatagtaaaaaatataatcgtcttagcaaaaaatacattacgtatagtaatttttaatatcttattatgtaattattactaactaataaattttactaaacgtttagtaataattacaatacagaatgtattttttcatatctgttagtaaattttactatagtattgtaatttttactatacttttttctccgtgtagaattgtcgaaaataaaaaatttctgacgCCAAGTCTCGGATcttaagtttgaaaaattttacctaATATCCAAACGTGATATTTAGCGACGTCAACGTAAATAACGTATTCTGTATAATCGCAACCCAGAGTACTTCTGTCCATAATTGACAGCGAAGCCACTCCCCTTAAATAATATCTTCCATTCAGAGAATTATAAATAGCGAGCGCTGTGCCGCTGTCGCCATTGCAGGGTCCGCTGCGGCCATTTCGTGTTCCCGCGCAAAACGCATCATTTGTAATGAAATTTCTTAGTTGGAGGCTCTGGTAACATTTACGAGGCGAGACTATGGGAACCACGTGGAACTTAGCAACTTGATGTTCATTTTCCATCCCTACGTCGGGATCACCGTCATCATAATCATCGTCACCTTCATAATTGCCCTGTGACGGGCTTCTGTCCCCCCACCCGGCGACGTAACCCAGCTGGTTAATGATTCCGTCCACTCTGGCGTCAGTTTCTGGCCACAAACACAGAGGACGTATCAGCCAATTGTAACGCACGGTATCGGATAATTTGAAGACCGCGATATCTGCGTTCAATTTTCCCCGTTCGTAGTCAGGGTGGACGTGGATCTGATCGACTTGATAGTTGACGGCGAGCGACTCGTCCCAATTTGAAATTCGGTACCGTCCCAAGGATACGATGAATAAATTTGAGGTTAATTTTAAGTTGAAATGATAAAGGCAGTGCgcagctgaaaaaaaaatatatatatatatatatatatatatatatggatgtaaattttcaaaaaaagtattcaaaattttaggtGATTATTTGGCGGGaacgaaatttgaaatttaaaaattaaattaccagTCAAAATATGGCGGTCGCTAATTAAAGTCCCGGTGCattgaaattcaaatatttcccGCGTTATAAAAATGGCGGCAAGCCAAGGCCACTGTCCGGGTCTCAGTCTtctattatttgtaaatataaatttatcgttaTTTACTGGCCTCCCGCATGATgctgataatttttcaaattcttttttgaaaaatgtttctGCTGAATGATAAAGAGgatgtggttttttggaattttctgTTGTAGATGTCGCTAATGTTGATGTCGTAGGTGGCGCTGGGGTCGTAGTTGATGTCGTAGTTGGCGCTGTAGTCAGATGTGGcaatg
The DNA window shown above is from Microplitis mediator isolate UGA2020A chromosome 1, iyMicMedi2.1, whole genome shotgun sequence and carries:
- the LOC130668314 gene encoding serine protease gd-like; its protein translation is MSEMIYCRFIVFLFICLIDFSRGLQSPCPEIFSYRLNPVSGEIFGRIIIYDPPKIFRCLSLRVRYQTTEIFQDSDRGELRLAQPKEEVIQNIARGLPIIYFLHFPLLKSTPEISLITLNNVRYCVGIPELTARKIEIQHNLFPPIYSDLNAPTTTSTTTPAPPTTSTLATSTTENSKKPHPLYHSAETFFKKEFEKLSASCGRPVNNDKFIFTNNRRLRPGQWPWLAAIFITREIFEFQCTGTLISDRHILTAAHCLYHFNLKLTSNLFIVSLGRYRISNWDESLAVNYQVDQIHVHPDYERGKLNADIAVFKLSDTVRYNWLIRPLCLWPETDARVDGIINQLGYVAGWGDRSPSQGNYEGDDDYDDGDPDVGMENEHQVAKFHVVPIVSPRKCYQSLQLRNFITNDAFCAGTRNGRSGPCNGDSGTALAIYNSLNGRYYLRGVASLSIMDRSTLGCDYTEYVIYVDVAKYHVWILGKIFQT